In Vibrio gallicus, a single window of DNA contains:
- a CDS encoding DUF4344 domain-containing metallopeptidase → MLFFTPLVCADNVLELKYQKRLTTEQKAYQLVIESGVNEQFTDLIESLFPFKQRLTLVYGGEEGPLYDPESHTIFIPYTFILDTQFYFAKHRPKQDVEQGVIDTLLHTLLHEAGHALVEDQDIPILGKEEDAVDNLATLIMLGYLDNGTQAALNAAGMFGYESEDGEEYYELGEYAGEHSFDLQRYFSTLCLIYGSDPQANADLLDEVEDDYLPQQRETCEESYLQLNYNWHRYLKGKAQ, encoded by the coding sequence TTGTTGTTTTTCACGCCATTAGTTTGTGCTGATAATGTGCTGGAACTTAAATATCAGAAACGCCTAACAACCGAACAGAAAGCTTACCAGCTGGTGATTGAAAGTGGAGTAAATGAACAATTTACGGACTTAATCGAGAGCTTATTTCCATTCAAACAACGCTTAACCCTCGTCTATGGTGGTGAAGAAGGGCCACTGTATGACCCCGAATCACATACTATATTCATCCCTTATACATTTATTCTTGATACTCAATTTTATTTTGCCAAGCACCGCCCCAAACAAGACGTTGAGCAAGGGGTGATAGATACCTTATTGCATACTTTGCTGCATGAGGCAGGACATGCATTGGTAGAAGACCAAGATATCCCCATCCTAGGTAAAGAAGAGGACGCGGTAGATAACCTAGCGACCTTAATAATGCTTGGGTATTTAGACAACGGGACTCAAGCCGCTTTGAATGCCGCAGGTATGTTTGGTTACGAATCTGAAGATGGCGAAGAGTATTATGAACTAGGCGAATACGCTGGAGAGCATAGCTTTGATTTACAACGCTATTTTTCTACATTATGTCTTATTTACGGTAGTGACCCACAAGCCAACGCAGATCTGCTAGATGAAGTAGAAGATGATTACCTTCCCCAGCAACGAGAAACCTGTGAAGAGAGCTACTTGCAACTAAATTATAACTGGCACAGATACCTGAAAGGCAAAGCGCAGTAA
- a CDS encoding LysR substrate-binding domain-containing protein, with product MKHHLPTTKNLQAFLATAQHLNFTHAAQALNMTQGALSRQIQALEDVVGVALFYRQARGLSLTPQGSKFIPLVEDILTRMRNAMLEVAERSNRIKLNAPSCLTSWLLPKLMSFQQFYPDIEVELTSSIKHQVLPNFDEFDLVILYGKPTQSLSVTQYVLFDELLTPVCSPELWKVTLDDDWQESDLSRFTWLHADIEQQDWKLWIKSRNSGLQKAKRNQTFSTLDQAMNAAQQGFGIAIGDITLAKQDLNMNRLMRPFETAVASGQSYCLLRPEQAQETSIDSFINWLLEQSAT from the coding sequence ATGAAGCATCACCTTCCAACAACTAAAAATCTGCAAGCTTTTTTAGCTACAGCGCAACACCTTAACTTTACTCATGCAGCGCAGGCGTTAAATATGACGCAAGGCGCGCTTAGTCGGCAGATTCAAGCACTGGAGGATGTGGTTGGGGTTGCTCTTTTCTATCGGCAGGCGAGGGGACTTAGCTTAACCCCACAGGGAAGTAAGTTTATTCCCTTGGTTGAAGATATTCTTACTCGTATGCGAAATGCGATGTTAGAGGTTGCGGAGCGTTCAAATCGAATCAAGTTAAATGCACCGAGTTGCCTTACCTCTTGGCTACTGCCTAAATTAATGTCATTTCAACAGTTCTACCCGGATATTGAAGTGGAGCTAACTTCCAGTATTAAGCATCAAGTTCTCCCCAATTTTGATGAATTTGACTTGGTTATCTTATATGGAAAGCCAACACAGTCGTTATCCGTAACCCAATATGTGCTGTTTGATGAACTTCTGACACCGGTATGTTCTCCAGAATTGTGGAAAGTGACCCTAGATGATGACTGGCAAGAGTCAGACCTTTCTCGCTTTACATGGTTGCATGCAGATATCGAACAGCAAGATTGGAAGCTATGGATAAAAAGTAGAAATAGCGGTTTGCAAAAAGCGAAGCGCAATCAGACATTTTCGACACTCGATCAAGCCATGAATGCCGCACAGCAAGGATTTGGAATTGCAATTGGAGATATTACTTTGGCCAAGCAGGACTTAAATATGAATCGATTAATGCGTCCCTTCGAAACTGCGGTTGCATCGGGACAAAGTTATTGCTTATTGAGACCTGAGCAAGCCCAAGAAACATCGATTGACTCATTTATAAACTGGCTATTAGAGCAGAGCGCCACGTAA
- the hisC gene encoding histidinol-phosphate transaminase — translation MTSLAEKLAPESIKKLIPYQSARRIGGSGRLWLNANELEQGVQYNSADSDYNRYPDFLPHDIAKAYQEYCETDTPAVAVRGADEAIDLLIRTFCKPGEDKILITSPTYAMYEFCADALAIETLDAPLLAPDFSLNTDQVIQLASSASLVFLCSPNNPTGNLLKRDDIIKVLEGTSDKALVVVDEAYIEFELHSNLVALIKDYPNLVVIRTLSKAFGLAAVRCGFILAAPEVMQFVQKLIPPYPMPDCSAKIVLDALSTQGIKIAMDNTQALIHIKQTFVDAIKAQPWIETIYPSSTNFVLIRTKQDVNLFDYLKKHGVVTRNQSHESALHNCVRITIGTQASMLEVADLICQYPQTSL, via the coding sequence ATGACATCTTTAGCAGAAAAACTAGCGCCTGAGAGTATAAAAAAATTAATACCGTATCAATCCGCACGTCGTATTGGTGGCTCAGGCCGGCTGTGGCTAAATGCGAATGAGTTAGAGCAAGGTGTTCAATATAATTCAGCTGATAGCGACTACAATCGTTATCCAGATTTTTTGCCCCATGATATTGCCAAGGCTTATCAAGAATATTGCGAGACAGACACTCCAGCGGTAGCGGTACGTGGTGCAGATGAAGCCATTGATTTATTGATTCGCACCTTTTGCAAACCAGGTGAAGACAAGATTTTAATCACCTCTCCAACCTATGCAATGTACGAGTTTTGTGCCGATGCGCTTGCCATTGAAACCCTTGATGCGCCGCTATTGGCACCTGACTTCTCGCTTAACACAGACCAGGTGATTCAATTAGCGTCATCAGCAAGCTTGGTCTTCCTGTGCTCACCAAATAACCCAACCGGTAATCTGCTCAAGCGCGATGATATAATCAAGGTACTTGAAGGCACATCCGATAAGGCTTTGGTCGTTGTCGATGAGGCCTATATTGAGTTTGAATTGCACAGCAACTTAGTGGCACTCATCAAAGACTACCCAAACCTAGTTGTAATTCGAACCCTATCTAAGGCCTTTGGTTTAGCTGCAGTGCGCTGCGGGTTTATCCTGGCCGCGCCCGAAGTAATGCAGTTTGTTCAAAAGCTCATTCCACCTTATCCAATGCCAGATTGCTCAGCAAAAATCGTTCTTGATGCCCTATCTACGCAAGGGATCAAGATCGCGATGGATAATACCCAAGCGCTTATTCACATAAAGCAAACGTTTGTAGACGCTATTAAAGCGCAACCTTGGATAGAAACTATTTACCCATCTTCAACAAACTTTGTACTTATTCGCACCAAGCAGGACGTTAACCTGTTTGATTATTTAAAGAAACATGGGGTCGTGACGCGTAATCAAAGCCATGAAAGCGCTTTACATAACTGTGTAAGAATCACCATCGGCACACAAGCATCTATGCTCGAAGTCGCTGATTTGATCTGCCAATACCCTCAAACATCACTATAA
- a CDS encoding ABC transporter substrate-binding protein, giving the protein MKKIIMALAFAATLASTVVSAKEVRLASDFTYPPFNYKNAQGEPTGFDIEIAAALCKEAKLECTWVSQGWDALIPSLLAHKSDVIMASMRITKERQKRILFTNKYYQTPARFVAAADTNFSMDKAGLKGKVIGVQQGTIHDRYVTDKFSDVAEIKRYAGQDEVYLDMKNGRLDATFGNADQLELAFLEKDIGKGFTFKGEAVTDKAYIGEGTALALRKQDKALAEKFNKAIAAIRANGTYDKIAAKYFNFDIYGENL; this is encoded by the coding sequence ATGAAAAAGATCATTATGGCCCTAGCATTTGCCGCAACCTTAGCTTCAACAGTAGTGAGTGCAAAAGAGGTTCGCTTAGCATCTGACTTTACCTACCCTCCGTTTAACTATAAAAACGCACAGGGTGAACCAACGGGTTTTGATATTGAAATTGCTGCCGCTCTTTGTAAAGAAGCAAAGCTAGAATGTACTTGGGTATCTCAAGGCTGGGATGCACTTATTCCAAGCCTACTCGCTCACAAATCAGACGTTATCATGGCTTCTATGCGTATCACCAAAGAGCGTCAGAAACGCATTCTGTTTACTAATAAATACTATCAAACACCTGCTCGCTTCGTCGCAGCAGCCGATACAAACTTCAGCATGGATAAAGCCGGTCTGAAAGGTAAAGTAATTGGTGTTCAGCAAGGTACTATTCATGATCGCTATGTAACAGATAAGTTTAGTGACGTAGCTGAAATCAAACGCTATGCAGGACAAGATGAAGTCTACCTTGATATGAAAAATGGCCGTCTTGATGCCACGTTTGGCAACGCTGACCAACTTGAACTGGCTTTCCTTGAAAAAGACATTGGTAAAGGATTCACATTTAAAGGTGAAGCGGTTACGGACAAAGCATATATCGGTGAAGGCACAGCCCTTGCGCTACGTAAACAAGATAAAGCACTAGCCGAGAAGTTTAACAAAGCTATTGCCGCTATCCGCGCCAATGGAACCTATGACAAAATTGCGGCCAAATACTTCAACTTTGATATCTACGGCGAAAACCTATAA
- a CDS encoding ASCH domain-containing protein, giving the protein MTCKQKQYLDTYLNTLNNNQIDPLSRISFEHFCADEFNANECAKLINNHQKRASCSLKSGYDIEGVPLPKAGDLTVVLDWQQNPVCIIQIERVETCAFKDVGQEFATLEGEGDKTLEWWKKAHQKFFDDYAQQLGITFTPDSILVLEYFNKIFPTDKSL; this is encoded by the coding sequence ATGACTTGTAAGCAGAAGCAGTATCTAGATACCTACCTAAATACCTTAAACAACAATCAAATAGATCCACTCAGCCGCATCAGCTTTGAGCATTTTTGTGCCGATGAATTTAACGCCAATGAGTGCGCAAAACTCATCAACAACCATCAAAAGCGCGCTTCATGTAGCCTAAAGTCAGGCTACGATATTGAAGGTGTTCCCTTACCCAAAGCAGGTGACCTAACCGTAGTATTAGATTGGCAACAGAATCCCGTTTGTATCATACAAATTGAACGAGTCGAAACCTGTGCTTTTAAAGATGTGGGGCAAGAGTTTGCAACCTTGGAAGGTGAAGGAGACAAGACCCTTGAATGGTGGAAGAAAGCGCATCAAAAGTTCTTCGATGATTACGCGCAACAACTTGGAATAACATTCACCCCAGATTCCATTCTGGTACTAGAATATTTCAATAAAATCTTTCCTACAGATAAATCGCTATGA
- a CDS encoding HD domain-containing protein gives MSSFEQYESLFLRFISEQMKTDSAHDISHIKRVVKTAKLLANQEKAQLDIVVPAAYLHDCVNLPKDHPDRHLASQLAADKAVQFLIELDYPSHTHKAIYHAISAHSYSANISAQTIEAKVVQDADRLDALGAIGIARCIQVSTQLSSSLYQAQDPFADKRELDDKRYCIDHFFSKLFKLPQTMQTKSGQKEGTKRAIFMRQYLNQLRQEIE, from the coding sequence ATGAGCAGCTTCGAGCAATATGAATCGCTATTTTTACGCTTTATCAGTGAGCAGATGAAAACCGATAGTGCGCACGATATATCCCATATCAAAAGAGTGGTCAAAACTGCAAAATTATTAGCCAATCAAGAAAAGGCGCAACTGGACATCGTCGTTCCAGCCGCCTATCTACACGACTGTGTCAACCTACCGAAAGACCACCCAGATAGACACCTAGCCTCGCAGCTCGCAGCTGATAAGGCAGTACAATTTCTCATCGAATTAGATTACCCAAGCCACACCCATAAGGCTATCTACCACGCTATTAGTGCACATAGCTATAGCGCCAATATTAGCGCACAAACTATTGAAGCTAAGGTGGTTCAAGATGCCGACAGACTAGACGCGTTGGGCGCCATTGGCATAGCACGCTGCATTCAAGTAAGTACTCAGTTGTCATCCTCCCTCTATCAGGCACAAGACCCTTTCGCAGATAAGCGCGAATTAGATGACAAACGCTATTGTATTGACCACTTTTTTAGCAAGCTATTTAAGCTACCACAAACTATGCAGACAAAATCTGGCCAAAAAGAAGGAACTAAGCGCGCTATATTCATGCGTCAATACCTCAACCAGCTACGCCAAGAAATCGAGTAA
- a CDS encoding class I SAM-dependent methyltransferase — translation MNPVDIGKAYDQITERWTSNNFNMNNGIEAHKRALSFVENKGQALDIGCGCSGRFVDLLLEEGFEVEGIDVSRKMIDIASNKHPQVRFIHADICEYPLSRKYSFITAWDSLWHLPLSQQKSTLIKIVDSLASGGVFIFSFGGTEQSGEHSNDVMGPKVAYSSLGLNGFLQLFVGLRCKIRHLEFDQHPELHTYLIIEKI, via the coding sequence ATGAACCCAGTGGATATCGGTAAGGCCTACGATCAGATAACTGAGCGTTGGACAAGTAATAACTTCAATATGAACAATGGGATAGAAGCCCATAAACGAGCGCTAAGCTTTGTTGAGAATAAAGGACAGGCACTTGATATTGGCTGTGGTTGTAGTGGACGCTTTGTTGATTTACTACTCGAAGAGGGCTTTGAGGTTGAGGGGATAGACGTTTCTCGCAAAATGATAGACATTGCGTCAAACAAACATCCTCAGGTTCGGTTTATTCACGCTGATATATGTGAGTACCCACTATCGAGGAAATACAGTTTTATTACGGCTTGGGATAGCCTTTGGCACCTTCCACTATCACAACAAAAATCCACCTTGATTAAGATAGTTGATAGCTTAGCTAGTGGAGGGGTATTTATTTTCTCTTTCGGTGGCACTGAGCAAAGTGGCGAACACAGTAATGATGTAATGGGGCCAAAAGTCGCGTATTCGAGCTTAGGCTTGAATGGATTTTTGCAGTTGTTTGTTGGGCTTAGGTGTAAAATACGGCACTTGGAGTTTGATCAACACCCTGAATTACATACCTACCTGATTATCGAAAAAATCTAA
- a CDS encoding FAD-binding and (Fe-S)-binding domain-containing protein has translation MSRNKAKDIQKLVENFSQKIDEKRIITQQDQCLAYGTDASFYRLIPQVVLRLKDLDEVIFAIQSCRELKVPFTFRAAGTSLSGQAVSDSVLITLTDDWRGHHIHENGHKITLQPGVIGADANKYLAPFSRKIGPDPASINTCKVGGIAANNASGMCCGTAQNSYRTLESMKIVFQDGTLLDTASNESIESFKKTHAQLLDGLTQLGMETQNNQDLRQLIEHKYRLKNTTGYSLNALVDYRDPIDILQHLMIGSEGTLGFIAEITYNTVVEHAHKASALLVFGDIEQASLAVTTLSKLPVAAVELMDGRALRSVANNAGLPEFIKTLGLDSTALLIECHASCSHELEDKCAQVMSVLSDFTIPHSVDFTSQKKTTDTLWSIRKGMFPAVGAVRDVGTTVIIEDVAFPVERLANGLRDLQALFDEYQYNEAIIFGHALEGNLHFVFTQGFDSQVEIERYGAFMDEVAQLVAVKYQGSLKAEHGTGRNMAPYVELEWGKDGYRLMQRIKQLFDPQGLLNPGVIINDNPHSHIENLKPMPAANEIVDNCIECGFCEPVCPSRTLSLSPRQRIVLYREIQRRRAAGEAPEHSELEKIFEYQGLDTCAATGLCADRCPVGINTGDLVKSLRTAKYQKYQSIARWTSEHFDTTTKLVKAGLKVNQLAMKGLGENNLGKASNGLRKLSRNTVPQWLPELPTANSHKAQAQGSSDKKLVYVPSCASRTMGAQAQTDDKRSLTEVTLSLAEKAGFEVIIPKGLDDLCCGMPYDSKGMSALAKTKSQQLEQAIWQASDNGTVPVFMDTSPCAKLSQEQFSKPLKIVEPTGLVFEHLLPHLSIEQKQETVMLHVTCSSKRMGIEGQMLDLAKACASEVIVPEHIACCGWAGDKGFTTPELNAAAVHPLKEQVPDSCTRGFSNSRTCEIGLSHHSGVPYQSILYLVDEVTR, from the coding sequence ATGAGCCGGAATAAAGCCAAAGATATACAAAAGTTAGTTGAGAACTTTAGTCAAAAAATTGACGAAAAACGCATTATTACCCAACAGGATCAATGCCTTGCATATGGTACCGATGCCAGTTTCTATCGCCTGATCCCACAAGTGGTACTTAGGCTAAAAGATCTTGATGAGGTTATTTTTGCCATTCAAAGTTGTCGTGAACTTAAGGTGCCGTTTACCTTTCGTGCGGCAGGTACAAGCCTTTCTGGTCAGGCGGTTTCTGATTCCGTTCTTATCACCCTCACTGACGATTGGCGTGGACATCATATCCATGAAAATGGCCACAAGATAACCCTTCAACCTGGTGTTATTGGCGCAGATGCAAACAAATACCTAGCCCCTTTTTCACGTAAGATTGGGCCAGATCCAGCATCAATAAATACGTGTAAAGTGGGTGGAATAGCGGCAAATAATGCCAGTGGTATGTGTTGTGGTACCGCGCAAAATTCATATCGAACCCTAGAAAGTATGAAGATTGTCTTTCAGGATGGAACTCTGCTCGATACCGCTTCAAATGAGAGTATTGAGAGCTTTAAGAAAACCCACGCCCAACTGTTAGATGGTTTAACTCAGCTTGGGATGGAAACGCAGAATAATCAGGATTTACGACAGCTGATAGAACATAAGTATCGACTGAAAAATACCACGGGTTATTCATTGAATGCTCTGGTTGATTACCGCGACCCGATTGATATTTTGCAACACCTTATGATTGGTTCCGAGGGTACCTTGGGATTTATTGCTGAGATCACCTATAACACTGTGGTTGAGCATGCCCATAAGGCTTCGGCATTATTGGTCTTTGGTGATATTGAACAGGCAAGCCTTGCGGTTACCACGCTATCAAAGTTGCCAGTGGCAGCCGTTGAATTGATGGATGGTCGAGCGCTTCGTTCTGTGGCAAATAACGCAGGTCTGCCTGAGTTTATTAAGACGCTAGGTCTTGATAGCACTGCACTATTGATTGAGTGTCATGCAAGTTGCAGCCACGAGCTTGAAGATAAGTGTGCTCAAGTGATGTCGGTATTATCTGATTTTACAATTCCTCACTCTGTAGATTTCACTTCACAAAAGAAAACAACCGATACCTTGTGGTCTATCCGCAAGGGTATGTTTCCTGCGGTAGGTGCGGTGCGTGATGTAGGCACTACGGTCATTATTGAAGATGTTGCCTTTCCTGTGGAGCGACTGGCAAACGGCCTGCGCGACCTTCAAGCTCTATTTGATGAATACCAATACAATGAGGCAATCATCTTTGGGCATGCCTTAGAAGGTAATTTGCACTTTGTATTTACTCAAGGGTTTGATTCTCAAGTCGAGATAGAGCGCTATGGCGCTTTTATGGATGAAGTGGCGCAGCTGGTTGCGGTTAAATATCAAGGTTCGTTGAAGGCAGAGCATGGCACTGGGCGTAATATGGCTCCATATGTTGAACTTGAATGGGGCAAAGATGGCTACCGCTTGATGCAACGTATTAAGCAATTATTCGACCCGCAAGGGCTGTTAAATCCAGGCGTTATTATTAACGATAACCCTCATTCGCATATTGAAAACCTCAAGCCAATGCCTGCTGCAAATGAGATTGTTGATAACTGCATTGAGTGTGGGTTCTGTGAGCCTGTATGCCCGTCACGGACATTGTCACTGTCACCGCGCCAGCGTATCGTGTTATATCGTGAAATTCAGCGTAGGCGTGCCGCGGGAGAAGCCCCTGAGCATAGTGAGCTAGAAAAAATCTTTGAATACCAAGGGCTTGATACCTGCGCTGCCACCGGATTGTGTGCCGATCGTTGTCCTGTCGGGATCAATACTGGCGATCTTGTTAAGTCACTACGCACCGCAAAATATCAAAAGTATCAAAGTATCGCGCGCTGGACTTCTGAACACTTTGATACCACCACCAAGCTTGTTAAAGCAGGCTTAAAAGTAAACCAGTTAGCGATGAAGGGGCTGGGGGAGAATAACCTTGGCAAAGCCAGCAATGGGCTACGTAAGCTATCACGCAATACGGTACCTCAATGGCTGCCAGAACTGCCAACGGCTAACTCTCATAAAGCGCAAGCTCAAGGTAGTTCTGATAAAAAATTGGTGTATGTCCCTTCGTGCGCCTCTAGAACTATGGGGGCTCAGGCTCAAACTGACGATAAACGAAGCTTGACTGAGGTCACGTTATCACTGGCTGAAAAGGCGGGCTTTGAGGTAATTATACCTAAAGGGTTGGACGATCTTTGTTGTGGTATGCCATATGACAGCAAGGGTATGAGCGCCCTTGCTAAGACAAAGTCACAACAATTGGAGCAGGCGATATGGCAGGCAAGCGATAACGGGACAGTCCCGGTATTTATGGATACCAGCCCGTGCGCTAAATTGAGCCAAGAGCAATTTTCTAAGCCACTTAAAATTGTTGAACCAACAGGACTGGTGTTTGAGCATCTCTTGCCTCATTTAAGCATTGAACAAAAGCAAGAAACCGTAATGCTACATGTAACCTGCAGTTCAAAACGGATGGGAATTGAAGGGCAGATGCTAGATCTGGCTAAGGCATGCGCATCAGAGGTAATTGTGCCTGAGCATATCGCGTGCTGTGGCTGGGCTGGAGATAAAGGCTTTACTACGCCTGAGCTTAACGCCGCCGCGGTTCATCCGCTAAAAGAACAGGTTCCCGATTCTTGTACTAGAGGCTTTAGTAATAGTCGCACCTGTGAGATTGGGCTTTCTCACCATAGTGGGGTCCCATATCAGTCTATTCTGTATTTGGTTGACGAAGTTACCCGTTAG
- the lldD gene encoding FMN-dependent L-lactate dehydrogenase LldD: MIISSPNDFRAAAKSKLPPFLFHYIDGGANSEHTLGRNTSDLQQVGLKQRILRNMEGLSLDTELFGEKLALPVVLAPVGLTGMYARRGEVQAATAASNKGIPFTMSTVSVCPIEEVTPKIDRDMWFQLYVLKDRGFMKNVLERAKAAGVKTLVFTVDMPVPGSRYRDMHSGMSGPNAAIRRVMQAVMHPDWALQVGLMGKPHDLGNISTYRGQPTNLEDYIGWLGNNFDPSISWKDLEWIRDLWDGPMIIKGILDQQDAKDAVRFGADGIVVSNHGGRQLDGVSSSVNALPSIADAVKGDIKILVDSGIRSGLDVVRMLALGADCTMIGRSYIYALAAKGQAGVEQLIELYEKEMRVAMTLTGAKSIKELNRDALETTHQALLSGKLL; this comes from the coding sequence ATGATAATTTCTTCTCCAAATGACTTTCGCGCTGCCGCTAAATCAAAGCTTCCACCCTTTTTATTTCACTACATAGATGGTGGAGCAAACTCTGAACACACACTAGGTAGAAACACCAGCGATCTACAACAGGTGGGGTTAAAACAGCGCATACTGAGAAACATGGAAGGCCTTAGTTTAGATACGGAATTGTTTGGCGAAAAGCTAGCATTGCCGGTAGTACTTGCTCCGGTAGGGCTAACGGGGATGTACGCGCGACGTGGTGAGGTGCAAGCGGCAACTGCGGCAAGTAACAAGGGAATTCCGTTTACCATGTCTACGGTTTCAGTCTGTCCTATTGAAGAGGTTACACCAAAGATTGACCGCGATATGTGGTTTCAGTTGTATGTACTCAAAGATCGTGGATTCATGAAAAATGTCCTCGAGCGTGCAAAAGCCGCTGGGGTGAAAACCTTGGTGTTCACGGTAGACATGCCAGTCCCAGGCTCTCGTTATAGAGACATGCATTCTGGTATGAGTGGGCCTAATGCCGCTATTCGTCGCGTGATGCAGGCGGTAATGCACCCAGATTGGGCGTTGCAAGTGGGCTTGATGGGGAAGCCACATGATCTGGGCAATATTTCGACCTATCGTGGACAGCCTACCAACCTTGAAGATTACATCGGCTGGTTGGGCAATAACTTTGACCCATCAATTTCATGGAAAGACCTAGAGTGGATCCGTGATTTATGGGATGGACCTATGATTATTAAGGGTATCCTCGACCAGCAAGATGCTAAAGACGCAGTTCGTTTTGGTGCCGATGGCATCGTAGTCTCAAATCATGGCGGAAGGCAGCTTGATGGTGTGTCTTCAAGTGTTAACGCTTTGCCATCGATTGCCGATGCGGTTAAAGGCGATATAAAGATTTTAGTGGATTCTGGGATTCGTTCAGGACTGGATGTGGTGCGTATGCTCGCCCTTGGCGCTGATTGCACCATGATCGGTCGCTCATATATCTATGCTTTGGCCGCCAAAGGGCAGGCTGGTGTTGAGCAACTTATTGAATTATATGAAAAAGAAATGCGAGTTGCTATGACTCTGACGGGTGCTAAAAGCATCAAAGAGTTGAATAGGGATGCGCTAGAAACCACGCACCAAGCCTTGCTTAGCGGCAAGTTGCTGTAG